A genomic window from Actinomycetes bacterium includes:
- a CDS encoding GAF domain-containing sensor histidine kinase, whose translation MADTPGRVSASAKRAAALVVGRWVGIGVVSALLLVQLARERSPLLLLAMLSAVPVLGANLVQQRALAAGRTGTVRRLGWVLLALDGLFVLLAVLGMSRQPVGGYFMLGWLPIEGALAAGGPAAVAGGAFAVAAVLAETAMRRSGLPVPSAYDGSLVRVLNLVAITAVMIAVERALGRGEQAMTQQTTQLAAAVEREREARLEQQAFSTIVLAGVADKGSLDEVLRSMTDAIARTMDYEAMAVFLLDRPGLLRCSSSLGDWPGQVGAAIVVTGPGTIVGQVAQLGRPILLGDPAEHPDYFAVVPGPRSEICVPLRIGERVIGVVNVESSTPHRYDHADLDRLQRLADQLAVVLERARLADREAATLARLHELDRLKDDFVAMTSHELRTPLTVIHGFARTLLRPDLELDARERRRFTEVIDRQTARLSRLVEDLLAASRMEAGKLDIVMGEHDPAKLLTEYAEEWPTEPSRVELDLTDDLPIVVTDPDRLAQVVRNLVDNGLRYGGGSPVWVTARRDGSDLVIEVCDQGPGIPGAELAHVFERFRQVGASPGHRAGMGLGLWITRQLVTALGGSIQVESAPDRGATFVVRLPGRQPEPARSRPRPAPARPAQPAPPASRAG comes from the coding sequence ATGGCGGACACGCCAGGAAGGGTCTCGGCGTCGGCCAAGCGGGCTGCGGCGCTGGTGGTCGGCCGCTGGGTCGGGATCGGGGTCGTCTCGGCGCTCCTCCTCGTCCAACTCGCCCGCGAGCGGAGCCCGCTGCTGCTGCTGGCGATGCTCAGTGCCGTGCCGGTGCTCGGCGCCAACCTGGTCCAGCAGCGGGCGCTGGCCGCCGGGCGGACCGGGACTGTGCGCCGCCTGGGCTGGGTCCTGCTCGCGCTGGACGGGCTGTTCGTGCTGCTGGCCGTCCTGGGAATGAGCCGGCAGCCGGTCGGCGGCTACTTCATGCTCGGCTGGCTGCCGATCGAGGGGGCGCTTGCCGCGGGCGGGCCCGCGGCGGTGGCGGGTGGCGCGTTCGCGGTAGCTGCGGTGCTGGCCGAGACCGCCATGCGGCGGAGCGGACTGCCCGTGCCGTCGGCCTACGACGGCTCGCTGGTGCGCGTCCTCAACCTGGTCGCGATCACCGCGGTCATGATCGCGGTGGAGCGGGCGCTCGGCCGCGGTGAGCAGGCGATGACCCAGCAAACCACCCAGCTGGCGGCCGCCGTGGAGCGGGAACGGGAGGCGCGCCTGGAGCAGCAGGCGTTTTCCACGATCGTCCTGGCCGGGGTGGCCGACAAGGGCAGCCTCGACGAGGTGCTGCGCTCGATGACCGACGCGATCGCCAGGACCATGGACTACGAGGCGATGGCGGTCTTCCTGCTCGACCGGCCCGGGCTGCTGCGCTGCAGCTCGTCGCTCGGGGACTGGCCGGGGCAGGTTGGCGCGGCGATCGTGGTGACCGGCCCGGGCACCATCGTCGGCCAGGTCGCCCAACTGGGTCGGCCGATCCTGCTCGGCGACCCGGCCGAGCACCCCGACTACTTCGCGGTGGTCCCCGGTCCGCGGTCAGAGATCTGCGTGCCGCTACGCATCGGCGAGCGGGTCATCGGGGTGGTCAACGTCGAGTCGTCCACCCCCCACCGGTACGACCATGCCGACCTCGACCGGCTCCAGCGGCTCGCCGACCAGCTCGCAGTGGTCCTGGAGCGCGCGCGGCTGGCCGACCGGGAGGCGGCCACCCTCGCCCGCCTCCACGAGCTGGACCGGCTGAAGGACGACTTCGTCGCCATGACCTCGCACGAGCTGCGCACGCCGCTGACGGTGATCCACGGCTTCGCCCGCACGCTGCTCCGGCCCGACCTGGAGCTCGACGCGCGTGAGCGGCGCAGGTTCACCGAGGTGATCGACCGGCAGACCGCACGCCTGAGCCGGCTGGTCGAGGACCTGCTGGCCGCGTCCCGGATGGAGGCGGGCAAGCTCGACATCGTCATGGGCGAGCACGACCCGGCCAAGCTCCTGACCGAGTACGCCGAGGAGTGGCCGACCGAGCCCTCCCGGGTGGAGCTGGACCTGACCGACGACCTGCCGATCGTGGTCACCGACCCCGACCGGCTGGCCCAGGTGGTGCGCAACCTGGTCGACAACGGGCTCCGCTACGGCGGCGGCAGCCCGGTCTGGGTGACCGCGCGGCGGGACGGCTCCGACCTGGTGATCGAGGTGTGCGACCAGGGCCCGGGGATCCCGGGGGCGGAGCTGGCCCACGTGTTCGAACGCTTCCGGCAGGTCGGTGCCTCGCCCGGCCACCGCGCCGGCATGGGGCTCGGCCTGTGGATCACCCGCCAGCTCGTGACCGCCCTGGGCGGCTCGATCCAGGTCGAGTCGGCGCCCGACCGAGGCGCCACCTTCGTGGTGCGCCTGCCGGGCCGGCAGCCGGAGCCGGCCCGGTCGCGGCCCAGGCCCGCGCCGGCCCGCCCGGCCCAGCCCGCGCCGCCGGCATCCCGGGCCGGCTGA
- a CDS encoding HAMP domain-containing sensor histidine kinase has protein sequence MPGTPARPVDPRRDAAPAVCADELERANQELGARSQRDADLMAVLSRDVGQPLTSIVGYAEMAIDEWEAIPDELKLDWVDRIHVQARRLGELVDDILAMYRLDAGAVQARRVPVLLDLAVDQALRAVPQLAGATARPTTRVAALADPAHLQQILVNLLANAAEHGRPPVQADARETGDGWVELRVRDHGEGVPPEFVPRLFDRFARVATGPAATVKGTGLGLFIAERLAEANGATLRYEPNVPAGSCFTLRLEAVRPRRLAPPGTPAGGLAGTRP, from the coding sequence GTGCCCGGCACCCCCGCGCGCCCCGTCGACCCGCGCCGTGATGCCGCGCCGGCCGTCTGCGCCGACGAGCTCGAGCGCGCCAACCAGGAGCTGGGCGCGCGCAGCCAGCGCGACGCCGACCTCATGGCGGTGCTCTCCCGTGACGTCGGGCAGCCCCTGACGTCGATCGTCGGGTACGCCGAGATGGCGATCGACGAGTGGGAGGCGATCCCCGACGAGCTCAAGCTCGACTGGGTCGACCGGATCCACGTGCAGGCGCGCCGCCTCGGCGAGCTGGTCGATGACATCCTGGCCATGTACCGCCTGGACGCCGGCGCCGTGCAGGCCCGTCGAGTGCCCGTCCTGCTCGACCTGGCGGTCGACCAGGCCCTCCGCGCGGTGCCGCAGCTCGCCGGGGCCACAGCCCGTCCCACCACCCGGGTCGCCGCCCTGGCCGACCCTGCCCACCTGCAGCAGATCCTTGTCAACCTCCTCGCCAACGCGGCCGAGCACGGGCGGCCCCCGGTCCAGGCCGACGCCAGGGAGACCGGCGACGGCTGGGTCGAGCTGCGGGTGCGCGACCACGGCGAGGGGGTGCCCCCCGAGTTCGTCCCGAGGCTGTTCGACCGCTTCGCGCGCGTCGCCACCGGTCCGGCGGCCACCGTGAAGGGGACCGGCCTGGGCCTGTTCATCGCCGAGCGCCTGGCCGAGGCCAACGGCGCCACCCTCCGGTACGAGCCCAACGTGCCGGCCGGCTCCTGCTTCACGCTCAGGCTGGAAGCCGTCCGCCCGCGCCGGCTCGCCCCGCCTGGCACCCCCGCCGGCGGCCTGGCCGGCACCCGGCCCTGA
- the ftsY gene encoding signal recognition particle-docking protein FtsY, with protein MEAVLVAAAVILVVALVAVVPLVAGRRRRHDPGGGTRVLDREPGVGDDAGSPPPPTRSVTDVILPEDRPAVTAVDQATRPEAPELEEIAPRRRFRERLGRSRTAFSRGLSGLIARGADDEEAWEELEEALIGADVGVATTAELVQRLRARAKAARAAGPELRALLRTELLDAVGTADRTLALDLLEESERPGIVLVVGVNGTGKTTTCGKLALALSEEGKQPVLAAADTFRAAATEQLALWGDRVGAPVVGHQQGADPTAVAFDGLASARARKADVLLVDTAGRLHTKTNLMEELKKMRRVLDRDGGNVREVLLVLDATTGQNGLAQARQFAEAVGVTGVVLTKLDGTAKGGIVVAVQRELGIPVKLVGLGEGAHDLAPFDPEAFVDALLAEEP; from the coding sequence GTGGAGGCTGTGCTCGTCGCTGCCGCGGTGATCCTCGTGGTGGCCCTGGTCGCCGTGGTGCCGCTGGTCGCAGGGCGTCGTCGCCGGCACGATCCCGGTGGTGGCACCCGGGTACTCGACCGCGAGCCGGGCGTCGGCGACGACGCCGGGTCACCCCCACCCCCGACACGCTCGGTCACCGACGTCATCCTGCCCGAGGACCGGCCCGCCGTTACTGCGGTCGACCAGGCGACCCGGCCAGAAGCCCCCGAGCTGGAGGAGATCGCCCCCAGGCGGCGGTTCCGCGAGCGGCTGGGCCGGTCCCGCACCGCGTTCTCCCGGGGCCTGTCGGGCCTGATCGCCCGGGGGGCCGACGACGAGGAGGCCTGGGAGGAGCTCGAGGAGGCGCTGATCGGCGCCGACGTAGGCGTGGCCACCACCGCCGAGCTCGTCCAGCGGCTGCGGGCGCGGGCCAAGGCGGCCAGGGCCGCCGGCCCGGAGCTGCGTGCCCTGCTCCGGACCGAGCTGCTCGACGCGGTCGGCACCGCCGACCGCACCCTCGCCCTCGACCTGCTCGAGGAGAGCGAGCGGCCAGGGATCGTGCTGGTCGTCGGCGTGAACGGCACCGGCAAGACCACCACCTGCGGCAAGCTCGCCCTGGCCCTGTCCGAGGAGGGCAAGCAGCCGGTCCTGGCCGCGGCCGACACCTTCCGCGCGGCAGCCACCGAGCAGCTCGCCCTCTGGGGCGACCGCGTCGGCGCCCCGGTCGTCGGCCACCAGCAGGGCGCCGACCCGACCGCGGTCGCCTTCGACGGCCTGGCCTCGGCCCGGGCCAGGAAGGCCGACGTGCTCCTGGTCGACACCGCCGGGCGCCTCCACACCAAGACCAACCTGATGGAGGAGCTCAAGAAGATGCGCCGGGTCCTGGACCGCGACGGCGGCAACGTCCGCGAGGTCCTGCTCGTGCTCGACGCCACCACCGGCCAGAACGGCCTCGCCCAGGCGAGGCAGTTCGCCGAGGCCGTCGGGGTGACCGGGGTCGTGCTCACCAAGCTGGACGGCACCGCCAAGGGCGGGATCGTCGTCGCGGTCCAGCGCGAGCTCGGCATCCCGGTCAAGCTCGTCGGCCTGGGTGAGGGCGCCCACGACCTGGCACCCTTCGACCCCGAGGCCTTCGTCGACGCTCTCCTGGCCGAGGAGCCCTGA